The following proteins are encoded in a genomic region of Corynebacterium atypicum:
- a CDS encoding AAA family ATPase codes for MMTIHSLRIENFKGIEYLELGQLPDQGVIVISGDNEEGKSTIMDAFFLLCEYAHSSNAKQVRLAQPVGRDVAPSVTAHLTAGPVEFKVKKTWLRSRSAELEVYRPTRESLTGRQADDKLQDILNTHLDRELAAAVFLRQGFLQPTLQATELPSLVAALDSRSGEPGDSKTASHAELMAAAQKEYARYFTKSGGYTTEVKKLNIQCDTLGARHAEAAAQVKELERFVEQVGQAEREQARARAELPGAVELAEKRRAEKEAAEKTMALKKECERGVAQAESELERLTEQLEGRKRLVDDVERRQATRDALQQDHQAAAARAKTELTKVDELAAAVEDARDNEAKALEQWEQARNREKAAQARVTLAKLLKRERVIGERQKGVAKAREAIEQMQITSEDVQELERARQNFRVAQALAEASRAKLQVRGPVTTAVAIDGEPVVWEDLDAGDTSSSSERCGHAVVALHDGARILIGEVEATYIAGGREGEAAAAESDAEAAQAAFEQLLARLRCTDVDEARSKAARCAEARRDLDEARRLLAEALDGDTAEEIAAQREELAAVVAAYADSAADASEAQPPCTDSAQAELAEIHREVDQAERVREDAARARIEAEAQFQPWLQKTAANEAIRLKAQLDSATEELDSVRRQLEREEQARPKSEIATVRVQAEARVEELNERLRKIVHQLEETNPELVRELYLGAQEKVEALRRREEQARETILELKARVEMAQGAEERLARAAAELEVAERRRESVHRRARAAQVLFDTLRRHREKTRERYAAPFAEALNRLTAPVFGPRVQFRLDETLAIVARENAGEVIDVDALSGGAKEQLMILTRLAAAQLAGGSTEQLAVPVFVDDALGNTDTGRLERMGTVLSQLGATGQIFVFTCVPGRYDSVRGKHELPMKKLKS; via the coding sequence ATGATGACGATTCACAGCCTGAGAATCGAGAATTTCAAAGGCATCGAGTACCTCGAGCTTGGCCAGCTGCCAGACCAAGGCGTAATTGTCATCTCTGGGGACAACGAGGAAGGCAAGTCCACCATCATGGATGCCTTCTTCCTGCTATGCGAGTATGCCCATAGCTCTAACGCGAAACAAGTGCGTCTGGCCCAGCCAGTCGGGCGTGACGTGGCCCCGAGCGTGACCGCGCACCTGACCGCGGGTCCGGTGGAGTTCAAGGTGAAAAAGACGTGGTTGCGTTCACGCAGCGCGGAACTTGAGGTCTACCGCCCCACGCGCGAGAGCCTGACCGGCCGGCAGGCAGACGACAAGCTGCAGGACATTTTGAACACGCATCTGGACCGCGAGCTGGCTGCGGCTGTGTTCCTCCGCCAGGGGTTCCTGCAGCCCACTCTCCAAGCTACGGAGCTGCCCTCCTTGGTCGCGGCTCTTGATTCCAGGTCTGGGGAGCCAGGTGATTCCAAGACGGCCTCGCACGCGGAGTTGATGGCGGCGGCGCAGAAGGAATACGCACGCTACTTCACCAAGTCCGGTGGCTACACCACCGAAGTAAAAAAGCTCAACATACAGTGCGACACGTTGGGCGCGCGCCACGCCGAGGCAGCGGCGCAGGTGAAAGAGCTGGAGAGATTTGTCGAGCAGGTAGGCCAGGCCGAGCGCGAACAGGCCCGGGCGCGCGCCGAACTGCCAGGCGCAGTCGAGTTGGCGGAAAAGCGGCGCGCTGAAAAAGAGGCTGCCGAAAAGACGATGGCGCTCAAGAAAGAATGCGAGCGGGGCGTAGCCCAGGCCGAATCCGAGCTGGAGCGGTTAACCGAGCAGCTCGAGGGAAGGAAGCGCCTGGTCGACGACGTCGAGCGCCGGCAAGCTACGCGTGACGCACTCCAGCAGGATCACCAGGCCGCAGCTGCGCGCGCCAAGACCGAGCTGACCAAGGTCGATGAGCTTGCCGCCGCCGTCGAGGACGCACGTGACAACGAGGCCAAGGCGCTTGAGCAGTGGGAGCAGGCTCGAAACCGCGAGAAAGCCGCCCAGGCGAGAGTCACGCTGGCGAAGCTGCTGAAGCGCGAGCGGGTGATCGGTGAGCGGCAAAAAGGCGTCGCTAAGGCCCGCGAAGCGATCGAGCAGATGCAGATCACCAGTGAGGACGTCCAGGAACTAGAGAGGGCTCGGCAGAATTTTCGGGTAGCTCAGGCGCTCGCCGAGGCTAGCCGGGCCAAATTGCAGGTGCGCGGTCCGGTGACTACCGCGGTGGCGATCGACGGTGAACCAGTCGTCTGGGAGGATCTCGACGCCGGCGATACCAGCTCGAGCTCCGAAAGGTGCGGACACGCCGTGGTCGCGCTCCATGACGGTGCGCGGATCTTGATTGGCGAGGTAGAGGCCACCTATATCGCCGGCGGGCGCGAAGGAGAGGCGGCGGCTGCGGAGTCTGACGCAGAGGCCGCGCAGGCGGCTTTTGAGCAGCTGCTTGCCCGGCTTCGGTGCACGGATGTGGATGAGGCGCGCAGCAAAGCGGCCCGATGCGCTGAGGCGCGTCGCGATCTCGACGAGGCTCGGCGGCTACTAGCCGAGGCGTTAGACGGCGACACGGCCGAGGAGATCGCCGCGCAGCGGGAGGAACTAGCCGCTGTGGTGGCCGCGTACGCTGATAGCGCTGCGGATGCTTCCGAAGCGCAGCCGCCCTGCACCGATTCTGCGCAGGCCGAGCTGGCGGAGATTCATCGCGAGGTGGATCAGGCGGAGAGGGTGCGTGAGGATGCGGCGCGCGCTCGAATCGAGGCGGAGGCGCAGTTCCAGCCGTGGCTGCAAAAGACGGCCGCCAACGAGGCGATCCGACTCAAGGCGCAGCTTGACTCGGCAACAGAAGAGCTGGATTCCGTGCGGCGCCAACTAGAACGCGAAGAACAAGCACGCCCGAAGTCGGAAATCGCCACCGTGCGAGTGCAGGCGGAAGCCCGCGTAGAGGAGCTGAACGAGCGCCTCCGGAAGATCGTGCACCAATTAGAAGAGACCAATCCGGAGCTGGTTCGGGAGCTTTATCTCGGCGCGCAAGAAAAGGTGGAGGCGTTGCGGCGGCGAGAAGAGCAGGCCCGCGAGACGATCCTCGAGCTTAAAGCGAGGGTGGAGATGGCGCAGGGCGCAGAGGAACGACTCGCGCGCGCGGCCGCCGAATTAGAGGTCGCTGAGCGTAGGCGCGAATCTGTGCACAGAAGAGCGCGGGCGGCGCAGGTGCTTTTTGATACCCTGCGCAGGCACCGCGAGAAGACCCGCGAGCGCTATGCCGCGCCCTTTGCCGAGGCGCTCAACCGACTGACTGCGCCTGTGTTTGGGCCGCGGGTGCAGTTCCGGCTGGATGAGACGCTGGCGATCGTCGCTAGAGAGAACGCAGGCGAGGTCATCGACGTCGACGCGTTGTCCGGCGGGGCGAAGGAGCAGCTGATGATTCTTACCCGGCTAGCCGCGGCCCAGCTTGCCGGAGGTTCGACCGAGCAGCTGGCGGTGCCCGTTTTCGTAGACGATGCGTTGGGAAACACGGATACCGGCCGGCTGGAGCGGATGGGCACGGTACTCAGCCAGCTCGGTGCTACCGGGCAGATCTTCGTGTTCACCTGCGTTCCTGGGCGCTACGACTCGGTACGCGGAAAGCACGAATTACCGATGAAAAAGCTGAAGTCATAG
- a CDS encoding metallophosphoesterase family protein yields the protein MTDVVSLGGRPAFHARFVHTADLQIGMTRGGFLDADAEARFEAARVAAVRRIGELASRESCAFIVMAGDIFEFNSVSDRTFGRAVEAFRQLPVDCYLLPGNHDALTADSILRRLVAQEGMERLHLLEDSQPVEVAEGVELVAAPLRARTATSDLVGQATAGLSPVRTIRVVVGHGQPQDYGEHRVDQIAIEPLEERLRSGAIDYVALGDTHSAQPVGKTGCVWFSGAPEVTQFSEPGGGGEFNSGKALVVDITKAEGSAEVAVAEHQVGQWRFQAVHSDLAGDEDVDGFLDSLRELDDKERTVVKYSLSGTISLTARQRLEHGLDQLQPVFAALYERHRVMDLATSPSEDELADLGLSGFAQSALEELIDAGEQDATNLLFRLARNVEAK from the coding sequence ATGACTGACGTGGTTTCTTTAGGCGGCAGGCCGGCCTTTCACGCCCGGTTCGTGCACACGGCGGACCTGCAGATCGGCATGACTCGAGGGGGTTTCCTCGACGCGGATGCCGAGGCCCGGTTCGAGGCGGCGCGCGTTGCGGCGGTGCGTCGCATCGGAGAGCTAGCCAGTCGTGAGAGCTGTGCCTTCATCGTCATGGCGGGCGACATCTTCGAGTTCAACTCGGTCAGCGACCGGACGTTCGGTCGCGCCGTCGAGGCTTTTCGTCAGCTTCCGGTGGACTGCTACCTCCTGCCGGGTAACCACGACGCGCTGACTGCGGATTCCATTCTGCGCCGGCTAGTAGCCCAGGAGGGAATGGAGCGTCTGCACCTGCTGGAGGATTCGCAGCCGGTGGAAGTCGCCGAGGGCGTCGAGCTTGTCGCCGCCCCGTTGCGGGCGCGCACGGCCACCAGCGACCTGGTTGGGCAGGCCACCGCGGGGCTGTCGCCAGTGCGGACGATTCGCGTCGTCGTCGGGCATGGCCAACCGCAGGACTACGGTGAGCACCGCGTCGATCAGATCGCCATCGAGCCGCTAGAAGAGCGCTTGCGTAGTGGTGCGATTGATTACGTGGCGCTCGGCGATACCCACTCAGCGCAGCCGGTAGGAAAAACTGGCTGCGTGTGGTTTTCGGGCGCGCCTGAGGTTACTCAATTTAGTGAGCCCGGCGGTGGGGGAGAGTTCAACTCGGGTAAGGCTTTGGTGGTAGATATCACCAAGGCTGAAGGTAGCGCCGAGGTAGCCGTCGCCGAGCATCAGGTGGGCCAGTGGAGGTTTCAAGCAGTACACAGCGACTTGGCGGGCGATGAAGACGTGGACGGTTTTTTGGATAGCCTGCGCGAGCTGGACGATAAGGAGCGCACGGTGGTCAAATACTCCCTTTCCGGGACGATCTCGCTGACCGCGCGCCAGCGCCTCGAGCATGGCCTGGACCAGCTGCAACCCGTATTTGCCGCGCTCTATGAGCGGCACCGGGTGATGGATCTGGCGACATCGCCAAGCGAGGATGAACTAGCGGATCTGGGGCTAAGCGGGTTTGCTCAGTCCGCCCTGGAAGAGCTGATCGACGCCGGCGAGCAAGACGCCACGAACCTGCTGTTCCGCCTGGCCAGAAACGTGGAGGCGAAATAG
- a CDS encoding SWIM zinc finger family protein — translation MVASDHTQRRHRYPSEGNVIFANFGRREHQSPARPDGAGEQRAGGEDRALRFAQGRAGKTAWARHNDEPVATRKPYSPAGRRLVDALFAATDLGRVKRGWDYATSGNVVALQLMPGRIVGSVAGSQNQPFSTTIELPYRATDELTEVTRVLAAKPGAVSQARRGEVPEEILDVVLYRPGEEIHAHCDCPDQASVCKHAIALGEVAADRLAQRPGELFELRGLNIDGLAREVARRSQKVAEDNARGSGQRFWQGLDVPPLPEPDVQPALDESDIDLLHQAMRQVSYTAVEQLQAVSDIEDLYDHLTGQAGDGASDQW, via the coding sequence ATGGTGGCAAGCGATCACACCCAGCGGCGGCATCGCTACCCCAGCGAGGGCAACGTTATCTTTGCTAACTTCGGCCGGCGCGAGCACCAGTCCCCGGCGCGGCCGGACGGCGCGGGCGAGCAACGCGCCGGCGGGGAGGACCGAGCGTTAAGGTTTGCGCAAGGGCGCGCGGGCAAGACGGCGTGGGCCCGGCACAATGACGAGCCGGTGGCCACACGAAAGCCGTACTCGCCGGCGGGGCGGCGGCTCGTCGACGCACTGTTCGCGGCCACCGACCTTGGGCGGGTGAAACGAGGTTGGGATTACGCCACCAGCGGCAACGTTGTCGCCCTGCAGCTGATGCCGGGACGTATCGTCGGCAGTGTCGCTGGCTCTCAGAACCAGCCGTTTTCTACCACGATTGAGTTGCCCTACCGCGCCACCGACGAACTGACGGAGGTCACTCGCGTGCTGGCGGCCAAGCCGGGAGCTGTCTCCCAGGCCCGGCGCGGCGAAGTGCCCGAGGAGATCCTCGACGTCGTCTTGTACCGGCCTGGCGAAGAGATCCACGCGCACTGCGACTGCCCGGATCAGGCGAGCGTGTGCAAACACGCGATTGCGCTGGGGGAGGTGGCCGCGGACAGGCTTGCGCAACGGCCGGGGGAGCTCTTCGAACTACGCGGGCTCAACATCGACGGGTTGGCGCGCGAGGTGGCCCGGCGCTCGCAGAAGGTTGCCGAGGATAACGCCCGAGGCAGCGGTCAGCGATTCTGGCAGGGACTCGACGTCCCCCCGCTGCCTGAGCCCGACGTGCAGCCGGCACTGGACGAGTCTGATATTGACCTGCTGCACCAGGCGATGCGCCAAGTCTCCTACACAGCCGTGGAGCAGCTGCAGGCGGTCAGCGATATAGAGGATCTCTACGATCACCTGACGGGACAGGCCGGCGACGGCGCATCCGATCAGTGGTAG
- a CDS encoding DEAD/DEAH box helicase, producing MAKFLLHGLWVQHSGLHLWLEQVAGHRIVLPDAVAPGTLPAAAEQLVSAASFRHRLRTTLRTPKGREVALTIPTAAFGPAEVMTVLAQLSFLDEPGPAATTAQRAAIGADLMWLIRMYRGLSRFVRAGRVVLKLSYEDNEWYPQWQLSQGLEERGWVAAMAAAAPGVLVVNNRNLSEDIAETWPHWIATDALSDLPSPKGVERRHEFTRALLGSEPLRRGGVGLLNRLNEWKESIAAVDIQLVAIVEQPDESDTDQLDPESALWPVRIQVRSAASAPQPVRSDRIDRGSMELARQRYAQACSVSSLIDAARYGRDAARAVPVPAGLFTEAPGQERVGDWDVYLTSEQIVDFVTTDAPRLREHGVNVMLPRAWTVFEAHAKLETAPVPAEPGSSTRPRVGMNQLMEFNWRLSLGDDELNDAEMRELIDSKSGLVKLRGQWVMADRASVRKITDYMQQLSERSARRAKERLAELNRQVDAAKALGQEDWRELAARRDEYREKVARLEAEEAGELTVGELRELALESAAEQPVEIGSPDWYSGLIGGAAALTAPAPQRVALPDTVHADLREYQRRGVDWLYWMSRNNLGAVLADDMGLGKTLQLLALVAVERARDEASGPTLVVAPTSVVSNWAAEAAHFVPDFEVAVHHGSGRLTGEEFLRRARTADLVITSYGVATRDCVLLGGVDWDHVVLDEAQHVKNPSTRSSRAVRAIPTRHRIALTGTPMENHLAEMRSILDFTNPGVLGNASFFRNHFAKPIERDHDEGLAGQLRRLSAPFILRRLKTDPAVVDDLPEKNEHVVTVRMTSEQAALYQAYVEDVQRRITSSEGMARRGLILASLTRIKQICNHPAHFLGDGSAVTRGGRHRSGKVAQLVSLLDAAVAGEERVLIFTQYRAFGQLLQPYLSERFGEDIPFLHGGVSRATRAKMVDRFQSPDGPPAMLLSLKAGGTGLNLTAASVVIHMDRWWNPAVENQATDRAYRIGQRKDVTVYKMITAGTLEESIQDILDGKSQLAGAVIGQGEGWITELDPEQLAELMSYRSVEY from the coding sequence ATGGCCAAATTCCTCCTCCACGGACTGTGGGTGCAGCATTCCGGGCTGCACCTGTGGCTCGAGCAGGTCGCTGGCCACCGAATCGTCTTGCCGGACGCCGTCGCACCGGGCACGCTGCCGGCCGCCGCAGAGCAGCTCGTCTCGGCTGCGAGCTTTAGGCATCGCCTGCGCACTACCCTGCGCACGCCGAAAGGCCGGGAGGTGGCGCTGACTATCCCCACCGCGGCCTTTGGCCCGGCGGAGGTCATGACCGTGCTGGCCCAGCTCAGCTTCCTCGATGAGCCCGGGCCGGCGGCTACCACCGCGCAACGCGCGGCGATCGGGGCCGACCTCATGTGGCTGATCCGCATGTACCGGGGCTTAAGTCGGTTCGTGCGCGCCGGGCGGGTGGTACTCAAGCTCTCCTACGAGGACAACGAGTGGTACCCGCAGTGGCAGCTGTCTCAGGGGCTGGAAGAGAGAGGCTGGGTCGCGGCGATGGCCGCAGCCGCGCCCGGGGTGCTCGTAGTGAATAACCGCAACCTTTCCGAGGACATCGCAGAGACCTGGCCGCACTGGATCGCCACTGATGCGCTGTCCGATCTGCCCAGCCCAAAGGGGGTGGAGCGGCGCCACGAGTTCACCCGCGCCCTGTTAGGCTCCGAGCCGCTGCGGCGTGGGGGAGTCGGCTTGCTCAACCGCCTGAACGAGTGGAAAGAGTCGATCGCCGCCGTCGATATCCAGCTCGTGGCCATTGTGGAGCAGCCCGACGAGTCCGACACGGACCAGCTGGACCCGGAGTCGGCGCTGTGGCCGGTGCGTATCCAAGTGCGCAGCGCCGCGAGCGCCCCGCAGCCGGTGCGCTCCGACCGCATTGACCGCGGTTCGATGGAGCTCGCCCGGCAGCGATATGCGCAGGCGTGCAGCGTGTCCTCGCTTATCGACGCGGCGCGGTACGGCCGCGATGCAGCGCGCGCGGTGCCGGTGCCTGCCGGGTTATTTACCGAGGCCCCAGGCCAGGAGAGGGTCGGCGACTGGGACGTCTACCTGACTAGCGAGCAGATCGTCGACTTTGTGACCACCGACGCGCCGCGCCTGCGCGAGCACGGGGTGAACGTCATGCTGCCCAGGGCGTGGACAGTCTTCGAGGCCCATGCGAAGCTCGAGACGGCGCCGGTGCCGGCCGAACCGGGAAGTAGCACGCGCCCGCGGGTGGGCATGAATCAGCTCATGGAATTCAACTGGCGGCTCAGCCTCGGCGACGACGAGTTGAACGACGCCGAGATGCGTGAGCTGATCGACTCGAAGTCTGGGCTGGTCAAGCTGCGCGGCCAGTGGGTGATGGCGGATCGTGCCTCAGTGCGCAAGATTACGGACTACATGCAGCAGCTTTCCGAGCGCTCAGCCCGGCGGGCCAAAGAGCGACTCGCCGAGCTGAACCGTCAGGTGGACGCTGCCAAGGCTCTGGGCCAGGAAGACTGGCGCGAGCTGGCCGCACGCCGCGACGAGTACCGCGAGAAAGTCGCTCGGCTGGAAGCCGAGGAGGCCGGCGAGCTGACCGTGGGAGAGCTGCGCGAGTTGGCCTTAGAATCGGCGGCTGAGCAGCCCGTAGAGATCGGCAGCCCCGACTGGTATTCCGGGCTGATCGGGGGCGCGGCCGCGCTCACCGCGCCGGCGCCGCAGCGCGTGGCGCTGCCAGATACGGTGCACGCGGACTTGAGGGAGTACCAGCGCCGTGGGGTGGACTGGCTGTACTGGATGTCGCGCAACAACCTCGGCGCTGTCCTCGCAGATGACATGGGCCTGGGAAAGACGCTGCAGCTGTTGGCCCTGGTGGCTGTCGAACGCGCCCGCGACGAGGCCAGCGGGCCCACGCTCGTGGTGGCCCCCACCTCGGTGGTGAGCAACTGGGCGGCCGAGGCGGCCCACTTTGTCCCGGACTTTGAGGTTGCGGTCCACCACGGTAGCGGCCGCCTTACCGGCGAGGAGTTTCTGCGCCGCGCCCGTACCGCGGATCTGGTGATCACTAGCTACGGTGTGGCCACCAGGGACTGCGTGTTATTGGGCGGGGTGGACTGGGACCACGTGGTGCTCGACGAGGCGCAGCACGTGAAGAACCCGTCGACGCGCTCGAGCCGGGCGGTCCGAGCTATCCCGACGCGGCACCGCATTGCACTGACCGGCACGCCGATGGAGAACCACCTCGCCGAGATGCGCTCGATCCTCGACTTCACTAACCCAGGGGTGCTGGGCAACGCCTCGTTTTTTCGCAACCACTTTGCCAAGCCCATTGAGCGCGATCACGACGAGGGGCTGGCCGGCCAGCTGCGTCGCCTGAGCGCGCCGTTTATTCTGCGCCGGCTCAAGACAGATCCCGCGGTGGTCGATGACCTCCCGGAGAAAAACGAGCACGTGGTGACCGTGCGGATGACCAGCGAGCAGGCGGCCCTGTACCAGGCCTACGTCGAGGACGTGCAACGCCGCATCACAAGTTCTGAGGGCATGGCCAGGCGCGGGCTCATCCTCGCCTCGCTGACCCGGATCAAACAGATCTGTAACCATCCGGCGCACTTCCTCGGTGACGGGTCCGCGGTGACCCGCGGCGGGCGGCATCGCTCGGGCAAGGTCGCCCAACTAGTGAGCCTTCTCGACGCGGCGGTTGCCGGCGAGGAGCGGGTGCTCATCTTTACCCAGTACCGGGCCTTTGGCCAGCTCCTCCAGCCTTACCTGAGCGAGCGCTTCGGCGAGGACATTCCGTTCCTGCACGGAGGAGTCTCGCGCGCCACCCGGGCGAAGATGGTCGACAGGTTCCAAAGCCCCGACGGGCCCCCGGCGATGCTGCTCTCGCTCAAGGCGGGCGGGACCGGGCTGAACCTGACGGCGGCGAGCGTGGTCATCCACATGGACCGCTGGTGGAATCCCGCGGTGGAAAACCAGGCCACCGACCGGGCCTACCGCATTGGCCAACGCAAGGACGTCACGGTGTACAAGATGATCACTGCCGGCACCTTGGAGGAGTCGATCCAGGATATTCTGGACGGTAAGAGCCAGCTCGCCGGGGCCGTGATCGGCCAGGGCGAAGGCTGGATTACTGAGCTTGACCCCGAGCAGCTGGCGGAGCTGATGAGCTACCGGTCTGTGGAGTACTAG
- the putP gene encoding sodium/proline symporter PutP, whose product MELEQSTWFVIAIVIYMFTMLGIGYWSYRQTNKYNDYVLGDRGLNPFVAALSAGASDMSGWLLMGLPGALFVSGLSELWIAVGLLAGCFVSWTIVAPKLRSYSEAADNSITLPSFFENRLADRSRAVRIIAAAIIIVFFTFYVSSGIVSGGRYFEATFGGDYLTGRIIVAAVTVAYTFVGGFLAVSYTDVVQGLIMFAALLLVPAMALVALDRPADVLDWATTHDYGPWQTGTGNPDFFNMFTGVSATVILGNLAWGLGYFGQPHIVVRYMALQDPKQARQGRAWGIGWMGLCVLGALATATVGTAFFAQTPGAEVTDQQSFETIFLDMDRILFHPLIAGLVLTAVLAAIMSTMSSQLLVVSSSLIEDLMTIFTRKRPDEFVLINLSRTAVIAVAVVAAALAVQPNDSILGLVAFAWAGFGSAFGPLMLFALYWRRLNAAGAIAGMLTGAVVSFVWGSTSLSEHLYEMVPGFLCSCLAIWIVSLATKPPSNTVVERFLRVGSTRNP is encoded by the coding sequence GTGGAACTCGAACAATCGACGTGGTTTGTTATCGCCATCGTGATCTACATGTTCACGATGCTCGGCATCGGCTACTGGTCCTACCGACAGACAAATAAATACAACGATTACGTCCTCGGCGATCGCGGGCTAAACCCATTCGTCGCGGCCCTTTCTGCCGGCGCATCGGATATGTCCGGCTGGCTGCTCATGGGCCTGCCCGGCGCGTTGTTCGTCTCTGGGCTGTCCGAACTGTGGATTGCTGTGGGTCTTCTCGCCGGCTGCTTCGTCTCCTGGACCATCGTGGCGCCGAAGCTTCGCAGTTACTCGGAAGCCGCGGACAATTCGATCACGCTGCCGAGCTTCTTTGAGAACCGCCTGGCCGATCGATCGCGGGCGGTACGGATCATCGCGGCGGCCATCATCATCGTGTTTTTCACCTTTTATGTCTCGTCCGGCATCGTCTCGGGCGGGCGCTACTTCGAGGCGACCTTCGGCGGCGACTACCTCACCGGGAGGATTATCGTTGCAGCCGTCACCGTCGCCTACACCTTCGTCGGCGGTTTCCTCGCGGTCTCCTACACCGACGTCGTGCAGGGGCTCATCATGTTCGCCGCTCTCCTCCTGGTCCCCGCCATGGCGCTTGTCGCTCTCGACCGGCCAGCGGACGTCCTGGACTGGGCCACCACGCATGATTACGGCCCCTGGCAGACGGGCACGGGCAACCCCGACTTTTTCAACATGTTCACCGGAGTGTCCGCCACTGTGATCCTGGGTAACCTCGCCTGGGGGCTGGGCTACTTTGGCCAACCGCACATTGTGGTGCGCTACATGGCGTTGCAGGATCCGAAGCAGGCACGCCAAGGCCGCGCCTGGGGCATCGGGTGGATGGGACTGTGCGTTCTGGGTGCATTGGCGACGGCCACTGTGGGTACGGCATTCTTCGCCCAGACCCCGGGGGCCGAGGTCACCGACCAGCAATCTTTCGAGACGATCTTCCTGGACATGGACCGTATCCTGTTCCACCCGCTTATCGCAGGGCTGGTGCTCACCGCCGTGCTGGCGGCGATTATGTCCACGATGAGTTCCCAGCTACTCGTCGTCTCCTCCAGCCTCATCGAAGACTTGATGACGATTTTCACCCGCAAGCGCCCCGACGAATTCGTGTTGATCAACCTCTCGCGCACCGCGGTCATCGCGGTCGCCGTCGTCGCGGCTGCGCTCGCCGTCCAGCCGAACGATTCCATCTTGGGGTTGGTCGCCTTTGCCTGGGCCGGGTTCGGATCCGCGTTCGGTCCATTGATGCTCTTTGCGCTCTACTGGCGCCGCCTCAACGCCGCTGGCGCGATCGCGGGCATGCTCACCGGCGCGGTTGTCTCTTTCGTCTGGGGTTCCACGAGCCTTTCCGAACACCTCTACGAGATGGTCCCCGGATTCCTGTGCAGCTGCCTCGCCATCTGGATCGTCTCGCTGGCTACCAAGCCGCCCAGCAATACGGTCGTGGAGCGCTTTTTACGGGTCGGGAGCACAAGGAACCCGTAA